One window of the Streptomyces sp. TS71-3 genome contains the following:
- a CDS encoding putative baseplate assembly protein, translating to MRAERLNGIDAVEPDDDGLTLTVTFLGKAPHGLGPENVRIDGGRRITGIRATHTSVEREDDPELDDRLVVTVDRAGDTSRYRLCLVEADPYGRPGTEPYPGFEQRYFGADFTFRFDRPSPFDCGDGERDGDAADFPTAPVIDYTARDYDSIRRLLLDRLALTTPGWVERNPADLGMTLVELLAYTGDRISYQQDAVATEAYLDTARRRVSVRRHVRLIDYAMHDGCNARAFVTVETAGEHMLLPGTFRFAAVDVHSRDPQDRPEPGTVIDDGDLAVLDEHGSVEVFEPVTADPLVLREVHNTIRLWTWGGEVRALPRGATAATLVDGWADGGGEGDGNGHGSGHGNGHGNGHGNGDRDGRHGPGRGHGGHGHGGHEHGGHGREHGHGHGHGDGHGHGHDHHHGRRRTLSLRAGDVLILEEVKGPRSGTPGDADPAHRQPVRLTSVTPAYDAVEDQPVLEVAWAPEDALHFPLCLATLGGPGCAPVADVSVARGNVVLVDHGRSVGGPPGAGVPGTFGRGELPATVTVPPDPAVVAPCCPPDFGCGDREEGNAPGRLVGALTRKAASGRLLTSDDVRELFTVVGEAAVLRAGIGLELAGLRRTGQPSGDGSGRVVPGTAYEQASALRTLLAQSVYPGIPPRFRPRLDRSPLAQAVPFPLPERVAAGQADRLAAIPGRLRQRLVELWRSARDRDGLADGEIAELTVVFGLDVIERFELRRHPERALRDLLHRSDELLAGKRRRLEVLTARARAGTVLDGHLAWEIEQTWGPGYTAGLHPDEPELHGPASAALAQDPRAALPAVRLHELDDVPGGDGRAGGDDHVADDGHTTAEGHPAGGGRGPGRGHGAVWSPRRDLLESGPRDRHFVGELEDDERLALRFGDGRYGARPTPGARLVVHYRLGGGRAGNVGAEAINHLVLVRDEDDENRAVQAPVAGVRNPLPALGGTDPEPVDQVRQLAPLDLRRTLGAPPTPFRQWGRAVTAEDYAVLASELPGVQRAAAELRWTGSGQEAHIAVDSEGDEDPAPRLLAAVAQALEPYRLIGHALVVGPARLVPLDIALTVCAAPGHQHGQILAELYRVLGSRRLGKGRLGFFHPDALTFGEPVRLSRLVAVAAAVPGVVSVEVTRLGRLFRGSDSGGGHAGAVDDSAIGDGVLRLGPLEIATCDNDPERPEAGRLEITLGGVR from the coding sequence ATCAGGGCGGAGCGGCTGAACGGCATCGACGCGGTCGAGCCCGACGACGACGGCCTGACGCTCACGGTGACGTTCCTCGGCAAGGCCCCGCACGGGCTCGGCCCCGAGAACGTCCGCATCGACGGCGGCCGCCGGATCACGGGCATCCGGGCGACCCACACCTCCGTCGAGCGCGAGGACGACCCGGAGCTCGACGACCGGCTCGTGGTGACCGTGGACAGGGCGGGCGACACCTCCCGCTACCGGCTCTGTCTCGTCGAGGCCGACCCGTACGGGCGGCCCGGCACCGAGCCGTACCCGGGCTTCGAGCAGCGCTACTTCGGCGCCGACTTCACGTTCCGTTTCGACCGCCCCTCGCCGTTCGACTGCGGCGACGGCGAGCGGGACGGCGACGCCGCTGACTTCCCCACGGCGCCCGTGATCGACTACACGGCGCGCGACTACGACTCGATCCGCCGGCTGCTGCTGGACCGCCTCGCGCTGACCACCCCCGGCTGGGTCGAGCGCAATCCCGCGGACCTCGGCATGACGCTGGTGGAGCTGCTGGCGTACACCGGGGACCGGATCAGCTACCAGCAGGACGCGGTCGCCACGGAGGCCTACCTCGACACGGCGCGGCGCAGGGTCTCGGTGCGGCGGCACGTGCGGCTGATCGACTACGCGATGCACGACGGCTGCAACGCGCGCGCGTTCGTGACCGTCGAGACGGCCGGGGAGCACATGCTGCTGCCGGGCACGTTCCGGTTCGCGGCGGTGGACGTGCACTCCCGCGACCCGCAGGACCGGCCCGAGCCGGGCACCGTCATCGACGACGGCGACCTCGCGGTGCTCGACGAGCACGGCTCGGTGGAGGTCTTCGAACCGGTGACGGCCGACCCGCTGGTGCTGCGCGAGGTGCACAACACCATCCGGCTGTGGACCTGGGGCGGCGAGGTGCGCGCCCTGCCGCGCGGCGCCACCGCCGCCACCCTCGTGGACGGCTGGGCCGACGGGGGCGGCGAAGGGGACGGGAACGGACACGGGAGCGGGCACGGGAACGGGCACGGGAACGGGCACGGGAACGGGGACCGCGACGGGCGGCACGGCCCGGGGCGCGGCCACGGCGGCCACGGACACGGCGGCCACGAGCACGGCGGCCATGGTCGCGAGCACGGCCATGGGCACGGCCACGGAGACGGGCATGGCCACGGCCACGACCACCACCACGGCCGCCGACGGACGCTGAGCCTGCGCGCCGGCGACGTGCTGATCCTGGAGGAGGTCAAGGGCCCCCGCTCCGGCACCCCCGGCGACGCCGACCCGGCGCACCGCCAGCCGGTGCGGCTGACGTCGGTCACCCCGGCCTACGACGCGGTCGAGGACCAGCCGGTCCTGGAGGTCGCCTGGGCGCCCGAGGACGCGCTGCACTTCCCGCTCTGCCTCGCCACGCTCGGCGGCCCCGGCTGCGCGCCGGTCGCGGACGTGAGCGTGGCGCGCGGCAACGTCGTGCTGGTCGACCACGGGCGCTCCGTCGGCGGCCCGCCGGGCGCGGGCGTGCCGGGCACCTTCGGCCGCGGCGAGCTGCCGGCGACCGTGACGGTGCCGCCCGACCCGGCCGTCGTCGCCCCGTGCTGCCCGCCGGACTTCGGCTGCGGGGACCGCGAGGAGGGCAACGCGCCCGGCCGCCTGGTGGGCGCGCTCACCCGGAAGGCGGCCAGCGGGCGCCTGCTGACCTCGGACGACGTGCGCGAGCTGTTCACGGTGGTCGGCGAGGCGGCGGTGCTGCGCGCCGGCATCGGCCTGGAGCTCGCGGGGCTGCGGCGCACGGGACAGCCGTCCGGCGACGGCTCCGGGAGGGTCGTGCCCGGTACCGCGTACGAGCAGGCTTCGGCGCTCCGGACGCTGCTGGCGCAGAGCGTCTACCCGGGCATCCCGCCCCGCTTCCGCCCCCGGCTCGACCGCTCCCCCCTCGCCCAGGCCGTGCCGTTCCCGCTGCCCGAGCGGGTGGCGGCCGGGCAGGCCGACCGGCTCGCCGCGATCCCCGGACGGCTGCGGCAGCGGCTGGTGGAGCTGTGGCGCAGCGCCCGCGACCGCGACGGGCTCGCGGACGGCGAGATCGCCGAACTTACCGTCGTGTTCGGGCTGGACGTGATCGAGCGCTTCGAGCTGCGCCGGCACCCCGAGCGCGCGCTGCGGGACCTGCTGCACCGCAGCGACGAGCTGCTGGCGGGCAAGCGGCGCAGGCTGGAGGTGCTCACCGCCAGGGCCCGCGCGGGCACGGTGCTCGACGGGCACCTGGCCTGGGAGATCGAGCAGACCTGGGGACCCGGCTACACGGCCGGGCTGCACCCGGACGAGCCGGAGCTGCACGGCCCGGCGAGCGCCGCGCTCGCCCAGGACCCCCGCGCGGCGCTGCCCGCGGTCCGGCTGCACGAGCTGGACGACGTCCCCGGCGGCGACGGCAGGGCGGGCGGGGACGACCACGTCGCGGACGACGGCCACACCACTGCCGAGGGGCACCCGGCCGGCGGCGGCCGGGGCCCGGGCAGGGGGCACGGCGCCGTCTGGTCGCCGCGCCGCGACCTGCTCGAAAGCGGCCCGCGCGACCGCCACTTCGTCGGCGAGCTGGAGGACGACGAGCGGCTGGCGCTGCGGTTCGGCGACGGGCGGTACGGGGCGCGGCCCACGCCCGGCGCGCGGCTCGTCGTGCACTACCGGCTGGGCGGCGGCCGGGCCGGCAACGTCGGCGCCGAGGCCATCAACCACCTCGTCCTGGTACGGGACGAGGACGACGAGAACCGGGCGGTCCAGGCACCGGTGGCGGGGGTGCGCAATCCCCTGCCCGCCCTCGGCGGCACCGACCCCGAACCGGTCGACCAGGTGCGCCAGCTCGCCCCGCTGGACCTGCGGCGCACCCTGGGGGCACCTCCCACGCCCTTCAGGCAGTGGGGGAGGGCGGTCACCGCCGAGGACTACGCGGTGCTCGCCTCGGAACTGCCCGGCGTGCAGCGCGCCGCGGCCGAGTTGCGCTGGACCGGCAGCGGCCAGGAGGCCCACATCGCCGTGGACTCCGAAGGGGACGAGGACCCCGCGCCGCGGCTGCTGGCGGCGGTGGCGCAGGCCCTGGAGCCGTACCGGCTCATCGGCCACGCCCTGGTGGTGGGCCCGGCCCGCCTGGTGCCGCTCGACATCGCGCTGACGGTGTGCGCGGCGCCCGGCCACCAGCACGGGCAGATCCTCGCCGAGCTGTACCGGGTGCTGGGCAGCCGGCGGCTCGGCAAGGGGCGCCTCGGCTTCTTCCACCCGGATGCCCTGACGTTCGGCGAACCGGTGCGTCTGAGCCGTCTGGTGGCGGTCGCGGCCGCGGTGCCGGGCGTGGTCAGCGTCGAGGTGACGCGGCTGGGGCGGCTGTTCCGCGGCTCCGACAGCGGCGGCGGGCACGCAGGAGCGGTTGACGATTCGGCGATCGGGGACGGCGTGCTGCGGCTCGGCCCGCTGGAGATCGCCACATGCGACAACGATCCGGAACGGCCCGAGGCGGGCCGCCTGGAGATCACTCTCGGGGGTGTGCGATGA
- a CDS encoding GPW/gp25 family protein, giving the protein MSGYPRRRTDIAFPFRVDRRGRTAGADRDAHVHDLVEQVLFTSPGERVMRPDFGCGLLDLVFTPNSPELAAALELSVQAALQRWVGDLIEVEGLDVVSDENAVRVFLRYVVRATGHRRDEIFEGRAGA; this is encoded by the coding sequence ATGAGCGGCTACCCGAGGCGGCGCACCGACATCGCGTTCCCGTTCCGGGTGGACCGGCGGGGCCGCACGGCCGGCGCGGACCGTGACGCGCACGTGCACGACCTGGTCGAGCAGGTGCTGTTCACCTCGCCGGGCGAGCGGGTGATGCGCCCGGACTTCGGCTGCGGCCTGCTCGACCTGGTCTTCACGCCGAACAGCCCGGAGCTGGCGGCGGCCCTGGAGCTGTCCGTGCAGGCGGCCCTGCAGCGGTGGGTGGGCGACCTGATCGAGGTGGAGGGGCTCGACGTGGTCAGCGACGAGAACGCGGTGCGGGTGTTCCTGCGCTATGTGGTGCGGGCCACCGGGCACCGCCGCGACGAGATCTTCGAGGGGAGGGCCGGGGCGTGA